In the genome of Nicoliella spurrieriana, the window GTTGAATTGACGGATATTTATAATTCGATTGATTCAATTGGGTATCCAGCAATTTTAAAGCCAATCCAAAAATCGTTTTTTAATGATCAACAATTAGTGATTAATAATCAAGTTGATATTGCTAAGGCTTCGATAATGCTTGATCGAGGAACCTATATTTTGGAACCATATATTGAACATGAATTCGAATATACTTTAAACATCGTTCATGGCATGAAGGATGCTCCCAAATTAATGCCATTAGTACAATGCAGATATAATGGTAATCAATTAGTTAGTGCTTCAAATATTACTAATTTATCTAAGGCTGCACAAAATGAAATGAATCGAATTGGATATAACATTGCTGATCATCTGAACTACTTTGGTGCTTTTAAAATTAAGTTTATGATTAATAATAGTGATACCATCTACATTAAAATGATTGAGCCAAAGCTAGATATAGATGCAATGATTTTTGATCGATGCATTGAAAGCGTTACCCAGGGGCATTTAAGAGCAATCTGCGGTTTGCCTACTTATCCTGAAGTGGATGATGATACGTTCTTCTTGAGGACGTTTACTCAAAATCAAATGGATGAAATAAAACGACAGTGGGCGTTGAAACCGGGGTGGCAATTCGTATTTTATACTAAGGGCGAAAATGAATATGGGGTAGTTGGTCATATTTTGGTTCCCACAAAGGATTTAAATAAAACTTTAGAACAAGTTAATAATTCTGATATTTGGAATTGATTGAGCGTCGGTATATTTAATATACCGACTCTTTTATGTTATTAGTGCTTAAAAAATGGCTATGCTATAATAATAAAGATAAGAAACTGAGAGAGGATTGAATAGAGTTGTCCAAAAACGAACTTTTAGTAGGGATGAACGATAAGCAAACTGAAGCGGTCTTAAACACCGATGGCCCGCTTTTAATTATGGCTGGAGCTGGAAGCGGGAAAACTCGCGTTTTAACCCATCGAATTGCATACTTAATCCAAGATAAGCAAGTTTTGCCTTGGCACATTTTGGCAATTACATTTACTAATAAAGCTGCTCGTGAAATGAAGGAACGGGTAGTTAATTTGTTAGGTCCCAGTGGGAATGAAGTTTGGGTTTCGACATTCCATGCTCTTTGTGTAAGGATTTTAAGACGGAATATTGATAAATTAGGCTATGACCGTGCATTTACGATTGCTGGAACTAGTGAACAGCAGACGTTAATTAAAAATATTTTGAAGGATTTAAATTATGATCCTAAAACTTATAATCCACGGTCGATTTTATCATCAATTTCTAATGCTAAAAATGATTTACAGTCACCAGCTGAATTCATCGCCAAGAATGAATCAGTGGGGAATCCATTTATTAAGGTGATTGGTGAAGTTTATGATCGTTATCAAAAAGAACTCCACCGGAATCAGTCGGTTGATTTTGATGACTTAATTATGATGACAATTCAATTATTTGAACAAGAACCAGAAGTTCTGAAATACTATCAGGATAAATTCCAATACATCCATGTTGACGAATATCAAGATACTAATGAAGCCCAATATCGTCTAGTTCACATGTTGGGTGAAAAGTATGAAAACGTTTGTGTAGTTGGGGATGCTGATCAAAGTATCTACGGCTGGCGTGGTGCGAATATGAATAATATTTTGGATTTTCAAGATGATTATCCAAGTGCCCACGTTACACTGTTGGAACAAAATTACCGTTCAACGAAAACGATATTAAAGGCTGCTAATTCAGTTATTCAAAATAATGATGAACGAAGGGATAAGAACCTTTGGACAGAGAATGCTGTAGGTGAAAAAATTACTTACTATCGAGCTCAAAGCGAGGCCGATGAATCACGGTTTGTAGTTACAAATATTAAATCTGAAATGAATGATAATCATTATTCATATGGTGATTTTGCTGTTTTATACCGGACCAATGCACAATCACGGGTAATCGAAGAAACATTACTTAAATCTAATATTCCATATACCATTGTCGGTGGTCATAAGTTTTACGATCGAAAGGAAATTCAAGACATCTTAGCGTACCTAACGCTAATGGCTAACCCTAGTGATTCAATGAGTTTACAACGGATCATTAACGAACCTAAACGTGGAATTGGTGCTGCCAGCGTTGATAAGTTAGTTACGTTTGCTAATGAAAATAATTGGAGTGTTTTCGAGGCTTGTCAAAACGTTGAACTAAATAATGAGCTCGGAAGTCGTGCCCGGAAGGCAATTGATAATTTTGGTGCAGTGATGACTGATTTACAAAATCAGGTTCCTAAACTATCCGTAACTGATTTAACGAATGAAATTTTGGAAAAAACAGGCTATTTGGCTACGTTAAAGGCTTCTAAAACTCTGGAAGCTAGTGCTAGAATTGAAAATATTGAAGAATTTTTATCCGTAACGAAGCAATTTGATGACGCCCACCCAGATAGTGAAGAGGCGGGCAGTGCACTTGTTGATTTCTTATCTGATTTATCATTGGTTTCTGCACAGGATGATATTGCTGAAAACACGCCCGAAGTAACTCTAATGACGTTACACGCTGCTAAGGGATTGGAATTTCCCGTGGTCTTTATGATTGGGATGGAAGATAACATCTTCCCACTTTCAAAGGCAATGAGTGACTCAAAGGAACTAGAAGAGGAGCGTCGTCTAGCATACGTTGGAATTACTCGAGCGCAAAAGAAGTTGTACTTAACGAATACCTTTTCTAGAATGCTTTATGGACGTCGGCAGACCAACCCAGCATCTCAATTTATTGAGGAAATTAATCCTGATTTGATTGATGCAGTTAATTCCAATGGCCGAAGTACCAATGGTGGTGGTTTAAAAACGCCGTTCGATACACCAAACAACCGGCAGGCGCGTTTTGCTAACTCTTCACCGTACCAGGGGCCTACTAGCCATAATAAGAAAACAAGTTCCAATCAATCAGGTGCTGCAAGCCAGTCTTGGATCGTTGGTGATAAGGTTTCGCATAAGGCATGGGGAACTGGAACCGTAGTCAAAGTTGATGGAACGGGTGAAAACATGGAACTAGACATTGCATTTCCAGATCCGACCGGAATTAAGCGGTTATTAGCTGCATTTGCACCAATTACTAAGGAATAGCTCTTTTGAGGAGGAATTGTTTTGAGTGCTAAACTTTCTGAGCAAGCTGCCAAACAAAGAATCGATCAAATCAAACCGAAATTAAAAAAATGGAGTCAAGAGTACTATGTTCAAGATCGTCCGAGCGTTGAAGATGATGTTTATGATTCGACCTATCAAGAATTAGTTTCATTAGAAACGCAGTATCCCAATTTAATAACAGCTGATTCGCCTACGCAAAACGTTGGTGGTAAGTTATTACCCCAATTTTCCAAGGTTAACCATCATATTCCATTACTGTCTCTAGGTGATGTTTTTTCAAAGCAGGAATTGGATGATTTTACAATTCGGGTGGAGAAAAATTATCCAGCAGTTAAACAATTTAACTGCGAACTAAAAATTGATGGTCTTTCGATTTCATTACGTTATGAAAATGGTGTTTTTGTAGAAGGATCTACCCGTGGAAACGGTCAAATTGGAGAAGATATCACTCGTAATTTAAAAACGATTCCCTCAATCCCCCAAAAGTTGACCCGGCCGATTACGATTGAAGTTCGTGGCGAATGTTATATGCCCAAAAAATCATTCGCAAAATTGAATGAGGAACGCGAACGAAACGGGGAAAGTGGATTTGCAAACCCTAGAAATGCAGCTGCGGGGAGTCTACGGCAATTAAACCCACGGATCACAGCTAGTCGGCACCTAAGTACTTTTATGTATAATGTAGCCGACTATAATGACTTAAAGACGAATACACAAAGTGGGTTATTAGCTGAACTTAATGATTTAGGTTTCAATATTAACCCCAGTTACCAAGTTGCTGATAACTTGGATCAAATTAATGCATATATTGATCGATATCAGCAACAACGTGATGGGTTGGACTATGGAATTGATGGAATTGTAATTAAGGTCAACGATCTAAAGCTACAAACTAAAATTGGCGCGACCGTTAAGATTCCTAAGTGGGCAATCGCTTATAAATTTCCTCCTGAAGAGGCTGAAACTAAGCTTTTGGATATTGAATGGACAGTGGGCCGGACAGGAGTGGTTACCCCAACCGCAGTGATGGAACCGGTTAAATTAGCTGGAACCATTGTTTCACGGGCTTCACTTCATAATCCAGATTACTTAGCAGAAAAGGGCATCCGAATTGGTGATACCGTAAAGCTGCATAAGGCTGGTGATATTATTCCTGAAATTTCACAGTTCATTGCTGATAAACGCCCCGCTGATGCTAAGCCGTATCAAATCCCTAGTGAATGTCCATCTTGTGGTGCACCACTGGTTCATTTAGATGATGAAGTGGCATTGCGTTGTATTAATCCAGCTTGTCCAGCTCAGTTGACAGAGCAAATGACTCACTTTGCCTCTAGAAATGCAATGGACATTACTGGATTGGGCCCACGGATTGTTCAACAATTATTTGATCATAAATTGGTCAGCGATGTGGCCGGACTTTATCACTTGCAAATTAATGATTTATTAAATTTAGATAAATTTGGGCAAAAATCTGCTGAAAATTTAATTGATTCAATCAATAATAGTCGTAGTAACTCTTTAGAACGACTATTGTTTGGATTGGGGATTCGCCATGTTGGTGCCAAAGCTGCTCGATTAATTGCTGAGCATTTTCAAACCATGGATAGATTAATGGCAGCTGATGGTGAATCAATTGCAACCATTAATTCAATGGGATCGGTAATTGCTGATAGTATCACTACTTATTTGAGTAGCAAACATGCTCAAGAATTGATTGCCCAGTTGAAGTCAGTAGGGGTCAATATGACGTATATCCATGCTGATGAATCGGGTGCAGATAATTCATTCTTTAATCAAAAGCGAATCGTACTGACCGGAAAACTTGAACAAATGACTAGACCTAAGGCAACTGCTTGGCTCGAAGATCATGGTGCTGACGTTACTAGCAGTGTATCTAAAAATACTGACTTGGTAATTGCTGGTAAGGATGCTGGTAGTAAGTTAGTCAAGGCACAGGAGTTGAACGTGACGGTTTGGGATGAACAACGATTTATTTCTGAAATTAACGGTTAGTGCATAGGAGGAATCATTTTTGAAACGTTTAAGTGTATTTATCGCTGCTTTTGCATCGGTATTTTTATTGGCTGCCTGTGGAGATGGGGGCAATAGCAACAGCAGTAGTAGTAAGAATAGTAGTTCCAGTGAAACTCAGTTGACGGGGCAATCTGACAGTGATTATTACCAAAGTGTAATTAAAAACGGACATTATCTAACTAGCAAGTCACGGGGAGTCAATGTCCAACAAGACAGTAATCAACTTAATTTAAAGAGCTTTGAAGCTGGGTTGATGAATATTTCAAAGAAACAATTTTCAACCAGTAAGTATGTTTTCCAAGAGGGCCAATACGTTTCGACTGATACAGCTGAAAAGTGGTTGGGACGGAAAACAAAGAGTAATCCTGAGGGATTAAATCCAGCTGGAAAAGCAACTAAGACGCCGCTATACCTCCAACAAATGGATGAACAAGACTTCTTAACTCAAGATGGGAATTCACTTAAGATGAGTGGAATGACAATTGGGTTAGGAATTAATTCCATTTATTACTATCAAAAGCAAGCTTATGGTGCTACTTATCAAATGAAACTAAGCGATGCTGAAATTAAGGCACAGGGAAAGAAAATGGCTAGTGAAGTGTTAGCTAGATTACGGAAAAATAAAGCCCTAAAGAATATTCCAATTGTAATTGCGTTATATAAGCAAGCACCTGACGATAGTTTAGTCGGTGGTAATTTCTTTGCTTACTCGGTAAACAACGGATCATCCACTAGCGTTTCTAATTGGAAATCAATTAACGCCCAAAACTATGTGTTCCCGGTTGCTTCTGGACAAAAGGGACCTTCCAACAATAGTGACGAAAATGATTTCTCAAATTTCAAGACCCAGGTACAAAACTTCTTTCCAAACTTAAGTGGAGTAACGGCGCAAGCACAATATATAAATGGATCGTTAACGGGAATGAACGTTAATATTACGACCCAGTTCTATAGTCAAACTGAGATTATTAGTTTTACCCAGTATTTACAATCAACGGCATCTAAGTATCTTCCAACTGGAATTCCAATTGATATTACGGTGGGCTCGACAACTGGGGTGCAAAGCTTCTTATCAAGAGACACTAATGAAAAGAACTTTACATTCCATATCTTTAACAGCTATTAATAATAAATAGTGTTAAAATATGTTATGAGATCAAATTAAATTCAGAAAGAGGGACAATTGATGGCTGACAGAATTGATAAAGAAACGGTTAATCACGTTGCTGAACTAGCAAAGTTATCTTTGACCAAGGATCAATTACCTTACTTCACTGATCAATTAGGTAGTATCATGGACTTAATTGACACATTAAGTGAAGTTGACACTGAAGGGGTAGAACCAACTTACAGTGTTACCGATCAAATTAATGTAATGCGCGAAGACGTTGCTCAAAATTGGGGTGAACGGGATGCATTACTAAACAATGCACCTGAAGTAGCTGACGGTTTAATTCGGGTACCAACGATCATTGACGAAAGCGAGGATTAATGATGAATTATTTTGATAAAGATATTACCAGTATTCACCAAGCGCTAGTTAATGGTGATATTACTGCCGAAGAATTAACTAAGCAAACCCTTGATAATATCAAAGCTTCAGACTCAGACATCAATGCCTTCATTAATTTAGATGAAGATGGCGCAATTAAGGCTGCCCAAGCAGTTGATCAAGCTGGAATTGAACCAGATAACGTCTTATCAGGGATTCCAAGTGCAATCAAGGATAATATCCTAACGAATGGATTTAAGACCACTGCAGCATCTAAAATGCTTGAAAACTTCAAGCCAATCTTTGACGCTACGGTGATGAAGAAGTTAAATGCTAAGCAAACCATTACCGTTGGAAAAACAAACATGGATGAATTTGCGATGGGTGGTTCAACTGAAAACTCAGCATTTAAAAAGACCCATAATCCATGGAACCTTAGTAAGGTTCCTGGTGGTTCTTCCGGTGGCTCTGCTGCTGCCGTTGCTGCCGGGCAAATTATTTTTGCCTTAGGTTCTGACACTGGTGGTTCAATTAGACAACCAGCTGCATACAATGGAATTGTGGGCTTAAAACCAACTTATGGTCGTGTTTCACGGTGGGGTTTAATTGCCTTTGGTTCTAGTTTGGACCAAATTGGACCGTTGACTAGAAATGTATTAGATAATGCTTATGTATTGAATGCAATTGCAGGGCATGATGAACATGATCTAACTAGTTCTGATAAGGAAGTTCCTGACTACACTAAGTCCATTAAGGACGGGGTTAAGGGCATGAAGATCGCATTGCCTAAGGAATACCTTGCTGAAGGAATCGATCAAGACGTTAAGGATGCCATTTTAAAGGCAGCTGAAACTTATAAACAATTAGGAGCAACCGTTGAAGAGGTCTCACTTCCACATACTAAGTATGGAGTTGCTGCGTACTACATTTTAGCTTCATCAGAAGCTTCCTCTAACTTACAACGATTTGATGGGATTCGGTATGGTTACCGTTCACCAGAAGCTAAGAACTTGGAAGAAGTTTACGTTAAGAGTCGTTCTGAAGGCTTTGGGGACGAAGTTAAACGGCGGATTATGTTAGGGACGTTCTCCCTTTCTGCTGGTGCTTTCGATGCCTACTTCCAAAAGGCTGCTAAGGTTAGAACCCTTATGATTGAAGACTTCAAGAAGGTCTTTCAAGATTACGATTTAATCTTAGGGCCAACTGCACCAACGACTGCATTTGGAATTGGTGAAGATATCTCTGATCCAGTTACGATGTACTTGAACGATGCAATGACAATTCCAGTTAACTTAGCTGGTCTTCCTGCGATGTCATTACCAGCTGGATTTAGCGATGGGATGCCAATTGGAATGCAATTGATTGGACGCCCATTCGATGAATCAACCATCTACAAGGCTGGTTACGCATTCGAACAAAATACTGATTTCCATAAGGAAACGCCAAAAGTGGGAGGGGACAAATAATGAATTTTGAAACAACCATTGGTTTGGAAGTTCATATTGAATTAAAGACCAACTCTAAAATTTTTAGTCCTTCACCAGTTGAATATGGTGATGAGCCTAACTCAAACACCAACGTTATTGATTGGGGATACCCAGGAGTATTGCCCACCACTAACAAGCAGGTAGTTGCTGATGGAATTACCGCTGCGTTGGCATTAAATGCTGAAATAGAAAGAAATCCACATTTTGATCGTAAAAATTACTTCTATCCAGATAACCCTAAGGCCTACCAAATTACCCAAAATGATAAACCAGATGCTCATGATGGTTGGTTAGAAATCGAAGTTGATGGTAAGAAGAAGAAAATTGGAATTGCAGAAATGCATATTGAAGAAGATGCCGGAAAAAATAGCCACGGCAGAAATTATTCCTACGTGGATTTGAACCGGCAAGGTACGCCACTGATTGAAATTGTTTCTAAGCCTGAAATTTCGACTCCTGATGAAGCGTATGCTTACCTTGAAACATTAAGACAACGAATCCAGTTTACTGGGATTTCGGACGTTAAAATGGAAGAAGGTTCCATGCGTGCCGATGTTAATATTTCAATTCGCCCAATTGGCCAAAAAGAATTGGGCAATAAGGTTGAAATTAAGAATATGAACTCATTTAACTACGTTCGGCGGGCATTAGCATATGAACAACAACGGCAACGCCAAGTTCTTATGTCTGGTGGAAAGGTCCAACAAGAAACCCGGCGGTTTGATGAAAAGAATAATACCACCATTCTAATGCGGGTCAAGGAAGGTGCTGATGATTATCGTTACTTCCCAGAACCGGACCTTCCATCATTGGATATTTCAGATGAGTGGATTGATCAGCTTAAAACTGAACTTCCTGAAATGCCAAATGAACGGAAGCAACGTTACGTTAGTGAATTAGGATTAACTGACTACGATGCAATGGTTTTAACTCAAACTAAGGAAATGTCAGATTTCTTTGATCAACTAGTTAAATTGGGTGCTGATGCTAAGATTGCATCAAACTACCTTCAAGGAAACGTAAATGCTTACTTGAACGAAGAACAAGTGGATTTAGCTGATACTAAGATCACTCCTGAAAACTTAGCTACCATGATTAAGTTAATTAGTGATGGGACGATTTCAAGTAAGATGGCTAAAAAAGTCTTTAAGGCGGTTACCGATGGTGAAGAACCAAAGGCATTCGTTGAGAAGAAGGGCTTGGTCCAATTATCAGACCCAGCTAAATTACAACCAATTATTGATGAAATTTTGGCTGCAAATCCACAGTCGATCGAAGACTTTAATAATGGTAAGGACCGTGCTAAGGGCTTCTTAGTTGGTCAAATTATGAAACAAACACGTGGAAAAGCTAATCCACAAGTAGTTAACGAGCTACTAATGAAATCTTTAAACAAATAGGAAAGTTGTGTAAGTAATGCGAAAGCGGGCACGAATAATTTATAACCCGACTGCTGGACGTGAAGCCCTTAAGCAAAAGATGATTGACATTTTAGGTGTTTATGAACAAGCTGGTTATGAAACCAGTGTTTTTGCGACGACTCCTGAGCCTAATTCTGCAAAGAATGAGGCGACTCGAGTTGCAAAAGAGGGTTTTGAGTTAGTGGTTGCTGCTGGTGGCGATGGAACGTTAAACGAGGTCGTAAACGGGTTAGCACCACTTCCGAAACGGCCAAAGCTAGCAATCATTCCAGCTGGAACGACTAATGATTATGCACGGGCCCTTCACATCCCACGTGAGGATCCAGTGGATGCTGCTAAGGTGGTATTAAAGCAGCAGTCACTAAAAATGGACGTTGGTCAAGCTGGCGATAATTATTTTATTAATATTGCAGGTGGTGGGTTATTAACTGAATTAACTTATGATGTTCCTTCAGATTTAAAAACTATTTTTGGGTACTTGGCATACTTAGTCAAGGGCGCTGAAATGCTACCTCGAATTAGACCCATCCAAATGGATTTAAAATATGACGGAGGCCATTTTAAAGGAAAGGCCTCGATGTTCTTGCTAGCAATGACTAATTCAATCGGTGGGTTAGAAAGAATCGTTCCTGACGCATCATTAGATGACGGTCAGTTTACTTTAATTATCGTAAAGACCAGTAATATGGTTCAAATTGCTAGGTTATTGGCGAAGGTAATTAATGGTGGTCGGCATATTGATGATCCTAAAATCATCTACAAAAAGACGACCAAGTTAACTGCTAAACCAGTTAATAATAAAATGCAGATTAATTTAGATGGTGAATACGGTGGAGATGCTCCAATGGTGTTTACGAATTTAAAACAACATCTAGATACAATCGTTGACCTTGATAATTTACCGGATACTGCGGTCAGTGATACTAATACGATTGAAGCTGAACAAAAGTTTGTTCAAAAGGTTGATAAATTAAGCTAACACATGTTTTTAAAATGAAAAATTTTGCTGTATGATAATAGCATATAGCAAAATTTTTTTATTTAGAGAGAATAGGGGATTTAATTTGAAAACGCCAGTAGAAGTAGGAAAAACTTATAACGTTAAAATCGTGGATTTAACGTACCAGGGGCTCGGAGTTGCTAAAGTCGATGACTTTCCGGTATTCGTTAATAACACGCTTCCAGGTGAAACCGCGATCATTAAAGTGAAAACCATCAAAAAGAACTTTGCGTTTGGTTCACTAGTGGAATTAATCACTAAGAGTCCGGATCGGGTGGAAAATGTCAATTGGGATTACCTACAAACCGGCATTGCACCACTTCAACACCTTAGTTATGAAGGGCAACTGCGGTTTAAGCAACATCAAATCGAGGAGCTATTTGCTAAGCAAAAAATTAATGTCGACGTCTTACCAACGATGGGAATGGAACATCCAGACCATTATCGGAATAAGGCTCTAATCCCAGTTAAAAAAATTAATGGTGAACTAACGACTGGTTTTTACAAGAACCATTCTCATGACCTGGTGCCAATTGAAGATTTTTACATCCAACAACCAGAAATCGATCATGCAATCCTAGTAGTTCGTGATGTTTTACGGAAATATAAAGTGCGTCCTTATGACGAGGGTAGCCATAGTGGGGTTATCAGAAATATTATGGTCCGGCGTGGTTACTACAGTCATGAAATGATGATTGGCCTAATTACACGGACCAAGAAACTCCAATTAGCTGAACCCATCGTGAACGAAATTATCGATCAATTACCAGAAGTGAAGAGCATCGTTCAAAACGTGAATTTAAAGGACAATAATGTTTTACTGGGGAAGAAAAATAACGTTCTATATGGGAAACCATACATCACAGACGAATTATTAGGCCTTAAATTTGCGATTTCATTGAATTCGTTCTACCAAGTCAACCCGGTCCAGACTGAGAAGTTATATTCACTTGCAATCGACCATGCTGAATTAGGGCCTAATGATACCGTTATCGATGCTTATTGTGGAATTGGAACCATTTCATTAGCCGTTGCTAAGCACGTTAAGAAGGTTTACGGTGTGGAAGTAGTAGCCCAAGCAATTGAGGATGCTAAGATTAATGCGCAAAAGAATCATATTAACAATGTGCAATTTGTTACTGCTAAGGCCGAAGATCAAATGGCCAAATGGCAGGAACAGGGCTTAAAACCGGATGCAATCATCGTTGATCCACCACGCAAGGGCCTTGCTTCATCATTCATCGACAGT includes:
- the rlmD gene encoding 23S rRNA (uracil(1939)-C(5))-methyltransferase RlmD; its protein translation is MIIAYSKIFLFRENRGFNLKTPVEVGKTYNVKIVDLTYQGLGVAKVDDFPVFVNNTLPGETAIIKVKTIKKNFAFGSLVELITKSPDRVENVNWDYLQTGIAPLQHLSYEGQLRFKQHQIEELFAKQKINVDVLPTMGMEHPDHYRNKALIPVKKINGELTTGFYKNHSHDLVPIEDFYIQQPEIDHAILVVRDVLRKYKVRPYDEGSHSGVIRNIMVRRGYYSHEMMIGLITRTKKLQLAEPIVNEIIDQLPEVKSIVQNVNLKDNNVLLGKKNNVLYGKPYITDELLGLKFAISLNSFYQVNPVQTEKLYSLAIDHAELGPNDTVIDAYCGIGTISLAVAKHVKKVYGVEVVAQAIEDAKINAQKNHINNVQFVTAKAEDQMAKWQEQGLKPDAIIVDPPRKGLASSFIDSAVEMQPKKLIYVSCGPSTLVRDAKRLMEKGYHIAKPIQPVDQFPQTVHVESVTIFERD